One genomic segment of Candidatus Saccharimonas sp. includes these proteins:
- a CDS encoding GspE/PulE family protein, translating into MTLLTNDIQDRLAKILVEEGLIQESKIELAIKEAGLNNQSLMSYMIEHKFLDNEILIHATAHVSGIPYVNLENTTIPQETLDLISVDIAERNMAVPIAEVQGRIAVAMLDATNIQAVDYLSSLIQRPLKVFMASQKSIRHILDQYKTDLSGVDALAENVDAQTQAEAESKRQVQTIVQDSPISKALNTILEYAVRAKASDIHIEPLEKSLKIRCRIDGVLREIMNLPKSIEPALISRIKILSSLKIDEHRVPQDGQFAVAVGDKEVDLRIAISPVVWGEQVVIRLLDKTGNSFNLEEMGYAGRALRTIRKGIAAPNGMVLTSGPTGSGKSTSLYALIKEIKDDSVNIITLEDPVEYKMDGVNQIQVNAEVGLTFAAGLRSILRLDPDIVMVGEIRDGETANLAVQAALTGHLVFSTLHTNSAAGILPRLIDMGIEPFLIASTVNTIIGQRLVRRVAAKRNTYQSSPLETQSIIDTVGHLLPKTPDEVERVSADLGYKNLPLANQKSYTLVKGRDTPQTPGGYKGRAGLYEVMEVTEEIQQLIIKHATSHEVQKVAMAQGMITMRQDGYLKALTGITTLEEVNRVASDSA; encoded by the coding sequence ATGACATTATTAACCAATGATATTCAGGATAGACTTGCGAAAATCCTTGTTGAAGAGGGTCTTATTCAAGAATCAAAAATTGAGTTGGCTATAAAAGAGGCTGGTTTAAATAATCAGTCTCTAATGTCGTATATGATTGAGCATAAGTTTCTTGATAATGAAATTCTTATTCACGCAACAGCTCATGTTTCGGGGATTCCCTATGTTAATCTTGAAAATACTACCATTCCGCAAGAGACTCTTGATTTAATTTCAGTTGATATTGCTGAACGAAATATGGCGGTTCCAATTGCTGAAGTTCAGGGGCGAATTGCTGTTGCAATGCTTGATGCAACAAACATTCAAGCTGTTGATTATCTTTCTAGTCTAATTCAGCGCCCTCTAAAAGTATTTATGGCGAGCCAAAAATCAATTAGGCATATTTTAGACCAATATAAAACTGATCTTTCCGGTGTTGATGCTCTGGCTGAAAATGTTGATGCGCAAACTCAGGCGGAAGCAGAATCGAAACGGCAGGTTCAAACAATTGTGCAGGACTCACCGATTTCGAAAGCTTTGAATACAATTTTAGAATATGCTGTTCGCGCAAAAGCATCCGATATCCATATTGAACCACTTGAAAAATCTTTGAAAATTCGCTGTCGAATAGATGGTGTTCTTCGAGAAATTATGAATTTGCCAAAGAGTATTGAGCCGGCTTTAATTTCACGTATTAAGATTCTCTCAAGCTTAAAGATCGATGAGCACCGCGTACCGCAAGATGGTCAGTTTGCTGTTGCTGTTGGAGATAAAGAAGTTGACCTTCGTATCGCTATTTCGCCAGTTGTTTGGGGTGAGCAAGTCGTGATTCGTTTGCTTGATAAAACGGGTAATTCTTTTAATCTTGAAGAAATGGGATACGCCGGGCGAGCTCTTCGAACAATTCGAAAGGGAATTGCTGCTCCAAATGGAATGGTTTTAACATCTGGTCCAACTGGTTCTGGTAAATCAACATCGCTTTACGCATTGATTAAAGAGATTAAAGATGATTCGGTGAATATTATTACTCTCGAAGACCCTGTTGAATATAAGATGGATGGCGTAAATCAGATTCAAGTTAATGCTGAGGTTGGATTAACTTTTGCAGCGGGATTGCGTTCTATTTTGCGTCTTGACCCTGATATTGTGATGGTTGGAGAAATTCGTGATGGTGAAACAGCCAACCTCGCCGTTCAGGCCGCATTAACTGGACACTTAGTATTTTCAACACTTCACACCAACTCTGCTGCCGGAATTTTGCCTCGCTTGATTGATATGGGGATTGAACCTTTCTTGATCGCTTCAACAGTGAATACAATTATTGGTCAGCGTCTTGTTCGAAGGGTTGCGGCCAAGCGAAATACTTATCAATCTTCACCACTTGAAACGCAAAGTATTATCGATACTGTAGGTCATTTGCTGCCAAAAACACCAGATGAAGTAGAAAGAGTTTCAGCTGACTTAGGCTATAAAAATCTACCTCTTGCAAACCAGAAGTCTTACACTCTTGTGAAAGGTCGTGATACACCGCAAACGCCAGGAGGATACAAAGGGCGTGCAGGTTTGTATGAAGTTATGGAGGTAACCGAAGAAATTCAACAGCTTATCATTAAGCATGCAACTTCACACGAGGTTCAGAAGGTAGCAATGGCGCAAGGAATGATTACAATGCGTCAAGATGGATATCTTAAAGCTTTAACAGGAATTACAACATTAGAAGAAGTTAATAGGGTTGCGTCTGATAGCGCATAA
- a CDS encoding type IV pilus twitching motility protein PilT, giving the protein MNQNLRIEILLEEIVRKNASDLHLQVGLPPMMRLDGVLAPFPGYNPLNAEEVEHLVFAILDDDQQKILIKDKEFDFSFAFGDLGRFRVNAFHERGNLAASLRLIPNQIKTITELGMPPVIQSFADFPRGLVLVTGPTGSGKSTTLAALIDKINSEKAQHIITIEDPIEFTHKSKRSAIVQREVHYDTYSFSAALRSSLRQDPDVVLIGEMRDLETISAAITIAETGHLVFATLHTNSAAQSIDRMIDVFPPHQQPQVRSQLANILQGICAQRLIPAIGGGRVVAAEVMVANPAIRNIIREGKTHQLDTVIQTGSDQGMQTMDRTLVKLVQSGVVTYDDAREFAVDLVEFERLMRG; this is encoded by the coding sequence ATGAATCAAAATCTAAGAATAGAAATTTTACTTGAAGAAATCGTTCGAAAAAATGCAAGCGATCTTCATCTGCAAGTTGGTTTGCCGCCGATGATGCGGCTTGATGGCGTTTTGGCGCCATTCCCAGGATACAATCCATTGAATGCCGAAGAAGTTGAGCATCTTGTTTTTGCAATCCTTGATGATGATCAGCAAAAAATTCTAATTAAAGATAAAGAATTCGACTTCTCATTTGCCTTTGGTGATTTGGGCCGTTTTCGTGTTAATGCTTTTCATGAACGCGGTAATTTAGCAGCTTCACTTCGTTTAATTCCAAATCAAATCAAAACTATTACTGAGCTTGGAATGCCGCCAGTAATTCAGTCTTTTGCCGATTTTCCGCGTGGTTTAGTTTTAGTTACGGGGCCAACTGGTTCAGGAAAATCTACAACTCTTGCCGCTTTGATTGATAAAATTAACAGCGAAAAAGCTCAGCATATCATTACAATTGAAGATCCAATTGAGTTTACGCATAAATCAAAACGCTCAGCGATTGTTCAGCGAGAGGTTCATTATGACACCTACTCATTTTCTGCGGCTCTTCGAAGTTCGCTTCGTCAAGATCCAGATGTTGTTTTAATTGGTGAGATGCGTGATCTTGAAACAATCTCGGCTGCAATTACAATTGCTGAAACTGGGCACTTAGTGTTTGCAACGCTTCACACAAACTCTGCAGCGCAATCAATCGACCGTATGATTGATGTTTTTCCGCCACACCAACAACCTCAAGTTCGTTCGCAACTTGCTAATATTCTGCAAGGAATTTGTGCTCAACGACTTATTCCTGCAATTGGCGGTGGGCGAGTTGTTGCAGCCGAAGTTATGGTTGCCAACCCTGCAATTCGAAATATTATTCGTGAAGGAAAAACTCATCAGCTTGATACTGTTATTCAAACTGGATCCGACCAAGGGATGCAGACAATGGACAGAACGCTTGTTAAATTAGTACAATCTGGTGTGGTAACTTATGACGATGCACGCGAATTTGCGGTTGATTTAGTTGAATTTGAAAGGTTGATGAGAGGCTAA